One window from the genome of Hoplias malabaricus isolate fHopMal1 chromosome X2, fHopMal1.hap1, whole genome shotgun sequence encodes:
- the LOC136677192 gene encoding protein FAM151B-like isoform X1 produces the protein MRVHKRSLYVSCICAVVFIFVFTWSLCFLMSSGTGSIMDQTLDYFLKKGTISVRDAADINWYHAANSKDKIKEAVQGPAQMIEADVLLRGHDPEEPIMAHPPQTDSDITLREWLSTVANSDKGIKLDFKSLAALEPSMALLDEARSQLKGPVWINADILPGPGGQATPLDVESFLQAVALRAEGEVFSLGWTTGWFPDTDNPGYSWEMVQQMEEVCRPLKQPVTFPVRAALLHRSFPQLQWLLQQSERYTLTVWTGQNDMLNVEDLLLYRQNFSKSRIYYDLLESQVSKFKTLSGYN, from the exons ATGCGAGTACATAAGCGCAGTTTGTATGTTTCCTGCATCTGTGCCGTTGTGTTTATCTTCGTTTTTACCTGGAGCCTCTGTTTTCTGATGTCCAGCGGCACAG GGTCAATAATGGACCAAACACTGGATTACTTTCTCAAAAAGGGCACAATATCAGTGAGGGACGCTGCTGATATCAACTGGTATCATGCAGCCAACAGCAAGGACAAAATTAAAGAAGCAGTTCAAG GTCCAGCCCAGATGATTGAAGCTGATGTTCTTCTCAGGGGTCATGACCCAGAGGAGCCCATAATGGCTCATCCCCCTCAAACAGACAGTGACATCACACTGCGGGAGTGGCTGAGCACAGTGGCCAACTCCGACAAGGGCATCAAACTGGACTTCAAAAG TCTTGCAGCATTGGAGCCCTCAATGGCTCTGCTTGACGAGGCTCGTTCACAGCTGAAGGGACCCGTGTGGATAAATGCAGACATTCTTCCGGGGCCTGGGGGCCAGGCAACCCCCCTTGATGTAGAGTCCTTCCTCCAGGCAGTGGCTCTGAGGGCTGAAGGGGAAGTGTTCTCTCTGGGCTGGACTACTGGTTGGTTTCCAGATACAGATAACCCAG GTTACAGCTGGGAGATGGTTCAGCAAATGGAAGAGGTGTGTAGACCTTTGAAGCAGCCAGTGACATTCCCAGTCCGTGCAGCTCTTCTACATCGGTCCTTTCCTCAGTTACAGTGGCTGCTTCAGCAGTCTGAAAG gtACACTCTGACTGTATGGACAGGCCAAAACGACATGCTGAATGTGGAGGATCTATTGCTTTATAGGCAGAATTTTAGCAAGTCTAGAATCTACTATGATCTGCTGGAGTCTCAGGTTTCCAAGTTTAAAACACTATCTGGCTACAACTGA
- the LOC136676552 gene encoding ankyrin repeat domain-containing protein 34B-like: MEDSTEVRTDGNSLLKAVYLCRLRLTRLLLEGGAYINESNERGETPLMIACKTHHTDAQSVQKPKMVRYLLESGADPNIQDKSGKTALMHACVERAGEEVLCQLLSSGADPSLEDHSGSSALVYAVNAGDKDALQVLLDACKARGKEVIIITTDKLPSGRQMTKQYLNVPPPPDLEDRLYCNPAACMSPSEIQFCAPRVSPLSSQSDNALSNLRENQGISSTPSTSTSVSKPGSPTCEPSPLRSAGVAKLLHLQRLHSEPWLKIPPSLLLQQSKASSLTEELLDITPEEELSFGFNSHHPFLQRAPPVARHQSIDIKDSTGLLQALEEASESEREQVKEAKWLNRKMSYDGVSLPHSYSHQNLLKDASVTEPIPVDKDPDCLPNLAVSSLRNVVRRRNIGMDHYSSDSQLPQFGSQNSDDLGKGGATPGVGTGSTEKRKLVSSRSSTLSGSRESLESMVQRRSPGMMERRGSGALLLDHISQTRPGYLPPLNPHAPIPDIKANTNNAGSTSITKPGTGTGVMPGNIPIVPGSRHFVPCAPSLPRDLKAKKTLLRRHSMQTEQMKHLVNFEEIFGQ, translated from the exons ATGGAGGACTCCACAGAAGTGCGGACTGATGGCAACTCCCTTCTTAAGGCTGTCTACCTTTGCCGTTTGCGCTTGACCCGACTCCTCCTTGAAGGTGGTGCTTATATTAATGAAAGTAATGAACGCGGAGAAACTCCTCTAATGATCGCCTGCAAGACTCACCACACTGATGCTCAGAGCGTCCAGAAACCCAAGATGGTCAG atatcTTCTAGAAAGTGGTGCTGACCCAAATATCCAAGACAAGTCTGGTAAGACTGCACTGATGCATGCCTGTGTAGAGCGGGCTGGGGAGGAAGTTCTGTGCCAGCTGCTGTCTAGTGGAGCTGACCCAAGTTTAGAGGATCACTCTGGTTCTTCTGCGCTCGTCTATGCTGTTAATGCTGGAGACAAGGACGCTCTGCAAGTTTTACTGGATGCCTGTAAGGCAAGAGGCAAGGAGGTCATCATTATCACCACAGATAAACTCCCCTCTGGGAGACAAATGACCAAGCAGTACCTGAATGTCCCTCCTCCACCAGATTTAGAGGATCGCTTGTATTGTAACCCTGCTGCCTGCATGTCACCTTCTGAGATTCAGTTCTGTGCTCCTCGTGTTTCTCCCCTTTCAAGCCAGTCAGATAATGCCCTTTCAAATCTGAGGGAGAACCAGGGGATAAGTTCAACTCCATCCACCTCAACCTCCGTTTCTAAGCCAGGATCTCCCACTTGCGAGCCAAGTCCACTGCGATCTGCAGGTGTAGCCAAACTTCTGCATCTTCAGAGGCTTCATTCTGAACCATGGCTCAAGATCCCTCCGTCACTGTTGCTGCAGCAAAGCAAGGCTTCTTCTCTGACTGAGGAGCTCTTGGACATCACTCCAGAGGAGGAACTCTCTTTTGGCTTCAACAGCCATCATCCTTTTCTTCAAAGAGCTCCTCCTGTGGCTCGCCATCAAAGCATTGATATCAAAGATTCCACTGGTCTACTGCAGGCCCTAGAAGAAGCATCCGAGTCAGAGCGGGAACAAGTAAAGGAAGCGAAATGGCTGAACAGGAAAATGTCCTATGATGGGGTTTCACTGCCGCATTCCTACTCACACCAGAACCTTCTTAAAGATGCTTCAGTCACTGAGCCCATTCCTGTGGACAAAGACCCAGACTGCTTACCCAACCTGGCTGTGTCTAGCTTAAGGAACGTGGTCCGTCGGCGCAACATTGGCATGGACCACTACAGCTCAGACTCCCAGCTTCCTCAGTTTGGAAGCCAGAACTCAGATGATCTCGGCAAGGGTGGAGCCACACCTGGAGTGGGAACAGGATCAACAGAGAAACGAAAGCTGGTCTCCAGCAGATCCTCCACCTTGTCTGGCTCCAGAGAGTCTCTAGAGAGCATGGTCCAGAGGAGGAGCCCAGGCATGATGGAGCGAAGGGGATCTGGGGCTCTTCTTCTTGATCACATCTCTCAGACTAGGCCAGGCTACTTACCACCACTCAATCCTCATGCTCCCATCCCAGATATCAAAGCAAACACCAACAATGCTGGCTCTACCAGCATAACAAAGCCTGGAACTGGCACTGGAGTCATGCCTGGGAACATACCCATTGTTCCTGGTTCAAGGCATTTTGTGCCTTGCGCCCCAAGTCTTCCCCGGGACCTGAAGGCCAAGAAGACCCTGCTAAGAAGACACTCGATGCAAACAGAGCAGATGAAACACCTGGTAAATTTTGAGGAGATTTTTGGACAGTAA
- the LOC136677192 gene encoding protein FAM151B-like isoform X2, which translates to MDQTLDYFLKKGTISVRDAADINWYHAANSKDKIKEAVQGPAQMIEADVLLRGHDPEEPIMAHPPQTDSDITLREWLSTVANSDKGIKLDFKSLAALEPSMALLDEARSQLKGPVWINADILPGPGGQATPLDVESFLQAVALRAEGEVFSLGWTTGWFPDTDNPGYSWEMVQQMEEVCRPLKQPVTFPVRAALLHRSFPQLQWLLQQSERYTLTVWTGQNDMLNVEDLLLYRQNFSKSRIYYDLLESQVSKFKTLSGYN; encoded by the exons ATGGACCAAACACTGGATTACTTTCTCAAAAAGGGCACAATATCAGTGAGGGACGCTGCTGATATCAACTGGTATCATGCAGCCAACAGCAAGGACAAAATTAAAGAAGCAGTTCAAG GTCCAGCCCAGATGATTGAAGCTGATGTTCTTCTCAGGGGTCATGACCCAGAGGAGCCCATAATGGCTCATCCCCCTCAAACAGACAGTGACATCACACTGCGGGAGTGGCTGAGCACAGTGGCCAACTCCGACAAGGGCATCAAACTGGACTTCAAAAG TCTTGCAGCATTGGAGCCCTCAATGGCTCTGCTTGACGAGGCTCGTTCACAGCTGAAGGGACCCGTGTGGATAAATGCAGACATTCTTCCGGGGCCTGGGGGCCAGGCAACCCCCCTTGATGTAGAGTCCTTCCTCCAGGCAGTGGCTCTGAGGGCTGAAGGGGAAGTGTTCTCTCTGGGCTGGACTACTGGTTGGTTTCCAGATACAGATAACCCAG GTTACAGCTGGGAGATGGTTCAGCAAATGGAAGAGGTGTGTAGACCTTTGAAGCAGCCAGTGACATTCCCAGTCCGTGCAGCTCTTCTACATCGGTCCTTTCCTCAGTTACAGTGGCTGCTTCAGCAGTCTGAAAG gtACACTCTGACTGTATGGACAGGCCAAAACGACATGCTGAATGTGGAGGATCTATTGCTTTATAGGCAGAATTTTAGCAAGTCTAGAATCTACTATGATCTGCTGGAGTCTCAGGTTTCCAAGTTTAAAACACTATCTGGCTACAACTGA